From the genome of Amphiura filiformis unplaced genomic scaffold, Afil_fr2py scaffold_21, whole genome shotgun sequence, one region includes:
- the LOC140143395 gene encoding UPF0193 protein EVG1 homolog — MPLLTWSRQSACMGGGPLPMRCNPTTSKEPAPPPKPVSRQHSGKLDGRSLSGTGLKGREAIAETGAYERPQYIPGPRKNLDKEKQRLANYMAYGEDIPPITEQRKQEILRIQTPPPETDRFDELEAEIRERSEFLEDMRRLGKDKQYKAIISTEISQKVREMEIIDKQRTAQLQKALQLQQEPGS; from the exons ATGCCATTGTTAACATGGTCAAGACAAAGTGCATGCAT GGGGGGTGGTCCTCTCCCAATGCGATGTAATCCTACCACCAGCAAGGAGCCAGCCCCACCACCCAAACCAGTATCACGACAACATAGCGGTAAATTAGATGGCAGAAGTCTCTCTGGGACGGGTCTCAAGGGCAGAGAGGCTATAGCAGAAACAGGTGCCTATGAAAGGCCACAGTATATACCAGGACCTAGAA AAAATCTTGATAAAGAAAAGCAGAGACTAGCTAACTACATGGCATATGGTGAAGATATACCACCGATCACAGAGCAAAGAAAACAAGAAATACTGAGAATACAGACACCACCACCAGAGACAGATAGATTTGACGAAT tggaAGCAGAAATAAGGGAACGATCTGAGTTTCTAGAAGACATGCGCAGATTAGGAAAAGATAAGCAGTACAAAGCTATAATCTCAACAGAAATCTCACAG AAAGTGAGAGAAATGGAGATAATTGACAAACAAAGGACAGCCCAACTTCAGAAAGCACTACAGCTACAACAAGAACCTGGTTcatga